In one Takifugu flavidus isolate HTHZ2018 chromosome 9, ASM371156v2, whole genome shotgun sequence genomic region, the following are encoded:
- the LOC130531877 gene encoding tetratricopeptide repeat protein 30A-like — protein sequence MSSIKDVASMSTIVKLIKESQYVDAIQILTAQSQKHPKSRAALSLLGYCYYHINNFSGSAECYKQLTQLYPEVEDYKVYYALSLYKAGAYPEATMALSALYSSSHTKMLRLQACIKYCEEDYSAAKLLLEKLPQDDPNYIYNMGCLLYQEGKYEEACVKFTSGVKLMGYIPALSYNIALCYYSLKMYPQALKQIEYIKNQGFKEHLQLSIEMISEDDDFHSMGNTPEHHQTVLIKALNLKAAIEYQRQNLKMAQEALTHLSPRFEQELDPVTLHNQALLNMDTKPSDGFKKLASLLQQPFFPHVTFANLLLLYCKYEYVYLAADVLAENAHLTHKIFTPYIYELLDALLMSQKTPEETFRKFDDMCGKLSEQVRKMAKKVRRQARNKEAKMKTVQECKEILEKYTVVMMAQAKIYWNRENYDMVQKIFHKSWEIWCEDDTLKLNIAHVLFMQNKYKKAISFYEPIVVKHSDNILNVSAVVLANLCFSYVMTCSNTQAEELMKEIEKKEKQISKDDPNKMVFHHCIVNLVIGMLYCTKGNYEFGISRVIKNLEPYDKKLGTDTWFYAKQCFLSLLENIAKHMVMPVDSVIKECIHFLEQCMRFGKTVPAHIQHPLEERCIQISKNTVAYEACKLLTLFYEVTCWK from the coding sequence atgaGCTCTATAAAGGATGTTGCGTCCATGTCTACAATAGTCAAACTAATTAAAGAAAGCCAGTATGTTGACGCAATTCAAATTTTAACTGCACAATCTCAAAAACACCCAAAGTCCAGGGCAGCATTATCTTTGCTGGGTTACTGCTACTATCACATCAACAACTTTAGCGGTTCTGCTGAATGCTATAAGCAGCTCACTCAGCTGTATCCAGAAGTGGAGGACTACAAGGTGTATTATGCTCTGTCCCTGTATAAAGCTGGTGCTTATCCTGAGGCCACTATGGCTTTGTCTGCTCtttacagcagcagccacaccaAGATGCTCAGACTTCAAGCCTGCATCAAATATTGTGAGGAAGATTACTCTGCTGCTAAGTTGCTGCTAGAGAAGCTTCCCCAAGATGACCCCAACTACATCTACAATATGGGCTGTTTGCTTTACCAGGAAGGCAAGTACGAAGAGGCCTGTGTGAAGTTCACCTCTGGTGTAAAATTGATGGGGTATATTCCAGCATTGTCTTACAACATTGCCTTATGTTACTATAGCCTAAAAATGTACCCTCAAGCCCTTAAACAAATTGAATACATTAAAAACCAGGGTTTCAAGGAACATCTACAACTGAGCATTGAGATGATTTCAGAGGATGACGATTTCCACAGCATGGGAAACACACCGGAACATCATCAGACAGTTCTCATCAAAGCCTTAAACCTTAAAGCCGCCATTGAATATCAGCGGCAGAACCTTAAAATGGCTCAGGAGGCTTTGACACATCTGTCACCCCGATTCGAGCAAGAGTTAGATCCAGTGACTCTCCACAACCAGGCTCTATTGAACATGGATACAAAACCATCAGACGGTTTCAAGAAGTTGGCCTCCCTGTTGCAGCAGCCATTCTTTCCTCATGTCACCTTTGCAAATTTGCTGCTCCTCTACTGCAAATATGAGTATGTCTACCTAGCAGCTGATGTCCTGGCCGAGAATGCCCATCTTACCCACAAAATTTTCACACCATATATATACGAGTTACTGGATGCCTTGTTGATGAGTCAAAAAACACCGGAGGAAACTTTTAGGAAATTTGATGACATGTGTGGCAAACTATCTGAGCAAGTACGCAAGATGGCCAAAAAGGTACGAAGGCAGGCAAGAAATAAGGAAGCAAAGATGAAGACTGTGCAGGAATGCAAAGAAATTTTGGAGAAGTACACTGTGGTCATGATGGCCCAGGCAAAGATCTACTGGAACCGAGAGAACTATGATATGGTACAGAAGATTTTCCACAAATCATGGGAGATCTGGTGTGAGGATGACACTTTGAAGCTGAACATTGCTCATGTGCTTTTCATGCAGAACAAATATAAGAAGGCCATTAGCTTCTATGAGCCCATTGTCGTTAAACACAGTGATAATATTCTAAATGTAAGTGCTGTGGTCCTGGCCAACCTCTGTTTTTCCTATGTAATGACCTGCAGCAATACACAGGCCgaggagctgatgaaggagattgaaaaaaaagagaaacagatcTCCAAAGATGACCCCAACAAGATGGTCTTCCACCACTGCATTGTAAATTTGGTAATAGGGATGTTGTACTGCACAAAGGGAAACTATGAGTTTGGCATTTCGCGTGTTATAAAGAACCTGGAGCCTTATGACAAGAAGTTGGGGACTGACACATGGTTTTACGCCAAGCAAtgctttctttctctgctggaGAACATAGCCAAACATATGGTCATGCCAGTTGACTCTGTGATAAAGGAGTGTATTCATTTTCTGGAGCAGTGCATGAGATTTGGTAAAACAGTTCCTGCCCACATCCAGCATCCTCTGGAGGAGAGATGCATTCAAATCAGTAAAAATACTGTTGCTTATGAGGCTTGCAAACTCCTGACTCTTTTCTATGAAGTAACCTGCTGGAAATAG